The Drosophila nasuta strain 15112-1781.00 chromosome 2R, ASM2355853v1, whole genome shotgun sequence genome segment atacattattatattcGTGTAATGTTTTCTGTTTGAGATAacgtataataaataaattatacatacatttatacatacattatCATCATGTCCAGGTCTTTTGCACCAACAGCTGAACCCAATCGTAATAGGGTCGCGTCACCGTATAGATGCTGGGCATTCCCTTGATGCCACAGGTCAGACCATGCGATACCAGACCATAGATATATTCACCTCCGCCATCACCATACCGACATATCAACGGTCCACCCGAATCCCCTTGGCACGAGTCCTGATTGTTGCCCAGCGCACAAACCGTATTGCCGCCATTCTTGGGAGCCCAAATGTGGCCAATAATGTCGCGACACTGCTGATGGCCAATGACACGCACCTCGGCCTCGAAGAGCTGCTTTTGTGAGGGTCCTGCATGCCGTGTGGCGCCATAGCCAATAATGCGACACGATTCTGGGAACAAACATTGCAAGAGgacttcaaatattttaataaatgtgcTCACCATTGCTGTGCGGTTTCATGCCCTGTGGCGGCAGCTGAGCGTATTGCAAATTGCTGCTGAGTTGGCTTTTAAATTCACGATCCAATTGGAGTAACGCAATATCGTTGCGGTAGTTTGAACTGtttgaaaaaacaaaaggttTTAATATACATCGCAGTTATTGCTCAGCTTGTGCAACTTACGGTTGAAAGTAAATATACTCAGTTCTTTCCACGCCATACGGTTCAAGATCATGCACATTTTCAATGTTCTCGTATCCAATAAAGGCCACAATCTGATGAATGTTTCTAACACACAATTATCTAAGACAAgtgtttttttcatttgacaATCTACTTACTTTCTCCATACGCAGTGAGCAGCACTTAGTATCCAGCGTTCACTTATTAAACTTCCACCACAAAAGTGCTGATAAATCCATTTTAGACTCGCATTTCTATTGTTGCCATATGCGTAGTGCGCATCTTGCAACGACACCATATACGGATACTTGGAGATGCTGCCTGAAATATTAAtggaatttttttaataactttccCACTTGTCTGTACGATAAACGCATACTGCCCTCGCTGGCAACAATTCGACCGCCAACAATGGGTACAGCGTGACATTTTTGCGAATCAAAAAGATTtattgctgcaactgctgcaatgATAATTAGGATACCACATTTTCGATTGGAATGCGAACCAGCCTTCATGCTGGCAATTGGTACAAGAGACTAAAGACTTAACTACGACCGTCATCATTTTCAGTCATGAATTATGATAATACACAAATAAGCGTAAGCGCTCTCACAAGGGGAACAAgctgtgcaaatatttcaatgtgAATGTGTTGATAGAATGTTTTGAAATCTCTACGCTGCGCCACAGCGGGTTGaaagaaaacttttcatttatttcacatattttattCTCAAGTTAAGTTAgaagaaattttaaatcaagattaaaatttgaaagcaCACTTAAAATGTAGGTGTCTTATTTGAAAAACTGTTAGAATTAGCAAGTCTGCCTTTGGCGATCTGGCAGCACTTCATTTATTTCGCTTACGTTAAAGTACGTTAAAGTGCGCCCTTACGTTATGGACCGCAACAGTCTGGCCACACTATTGCTGCAGCACAGCTGATTAGTTGTATTCGGGACCTGTGAATGGTCAGACGCCATTGTGTTCACATTACGTGCGTTGCAAATTGTAAGTGGTAAATCgttaaataaattcatcaTTTGCTTATCTCAAACAcattgaaatgtttatttatgacAAACTTCCGTGTAACGGTTATAATGCACATTTTGCCTTACATTTTGAATCATGGAAATAAGTCTAAAACACGCAATTGTtgaatgtttttgttgttgacctgttctattgttttgttttgtgaaaaaaataaataaaatgtatttcaatcAATTGTCAGTGGCAAATTGTTCTAAAACGTAGTGTTAAGCATATTGCTTGTGTGTGAATCAATTAGTCATCAGCAACATACTCGGGCTGAACTCAAGGTGACAAAATCCAAAATTGAAGCAAGCAACCCCGCCCACTTTATTTTGGGGGCTCTTATGGACAACAATGATTGCGCTGAATCAAATGTTTCGCGAGCTG includes the following:
- the LOC132785869 gene encoding elastase-1 isoform X2 translates to MKAGSHSNRKCGILIIIAAVAAINLFDSQKCHAVPIVGGRIVASEGSISKYPYMVSLQDAHYAYGNNRNASLKWIYQHFCGGSLISERWILSAAHCVWRKNIHQIVAFIGYENIENVHDLEPYGVERTEYIYFQPSNYRNDIALLQLDREFKSQLSSNLQYAQLPPQGMKPHSNESCRIIGYGATRHAGPSQKQLFEAEVRVIGHQQCRDIIGHIWAPKNGGNTVCALGNNQDSCQGDSGGPLICRYGDGGGEYIYGLVSHGLTCGIKGMPSIYTVTRPYYDWVQLLVQKTWT
- the LOC132785869 gene encoding elastase-1 isoform X1, which translates into the protein MKAGSHSNRKCGILIIIAAVAAINLFDSQKCHAVPIVGGRIVASEGSSISKYPYMVSLQDAHYAYGNNRNASLKWIYQHFCGGSLISERWILSAAHCVWRKNIHQIVAFIGYENIENVHDLEPYGVERTEYIYFQPSNYRNDIALLQLDREFKSQLSSNLQYAQLPPQGMKPHSNESCRIIGYGATRHAGPSQKQLFEAEVRVIGHQQCRDIIGHIWAPKNGGNTVCALGNNQDSCQGDSGGPLICRYGDGGGEYIYGLVSHGLTCGIKGMPSIYTVTRPYYDWVQLLVQKTWT
- the LOC132785869 gene encoding serine protease 44 isoform X3, which gives rise to MEKIVAFIGYENIENVHDLEPYGVERTEYIYFQPSNYRNDIALLQLDREFKSQLSSNLQYAQLPPQGMKPHSNESCRIIGYGATRHAGPSQKQLFEAEVRVIGHQQCRDIIGHIWAPKNGGNTVCALGNNQDSCQGDSGGPLICRYGDGGGEYIYGLVSHGLTCGIKGMPSIYTVTRPYYDWVQLLVQKTWT